One genomic segment of Helicobacter enhydrae includes these proteins:
- a CDS encoding queuosine precursor transporter — protein MSNEILLILSVLLTYSALLALHQWCGKEGLVGFMVFASIVANIEVMILVRAFGIEQTLGNVLFASTFLITDVLSEIYGKESAKRVVKIGIFANALFLIFSQLWLFYTMQDVQNLQHFESIFANTPRIIIASLLVFAIASYVDVWLYHFWWDLSERIWHNRSRGLWLRNNGSTLISQLLNTLLFSFGAFYGIYPLDVILQIALSSYLIFFILSVLDTPILYLFVYLTKTKTLYD, from the coding sequence ATGTCTAATGAGATACTTTTGATTTTGAGTGTGTTGCTGACATATTCTGCACTTTTGGCATTGCACCAATGGTGTGGCAAAGAGGGGTTGGTGGGGTTTATGGTGTTTGCAAGTATCGTTGCCAATATCGAAGTGATGATTTTGGTGCGTGCATTTGGGATAGAGCAGACTCTAGGCAATGTGCTGTTTGCCTCGACTTTTTTGATCACTGATGTTTTGAGTGAAATCTATGGCAAAGAAAGTGCCAAACGCGTGGTGAAAATCGGGATTTTTGCCAATGCTTTGTTTTTGATTTTTTCACAACTTTGGTTGTTTTATACAATGCAAGATGTGCAAAACCTCCAGCATTTTGAATCTATTTTTGCCAATACCCCACGGATCATCATCGCCTCATTGCTTGTGTTTGCTATCGCCTCTTATGTCGATGTGTGGCTCTATCATTTTTGGTGGGATTTGAGCGAGAGGATTTGGCACAATAGAAGCAGGGGGCTTTGGTTGCGTAATAATGGCTCTACGCTTATTTCCCAGCTCCTAAACACCCTTTTGTTTAGCTTTGGGGCATTTTATGGAATCTATCCTTTGGATGTGATTTTGCAAATCGCCCTCTCAAGCTATCTGATATTTTTTATTCTTTCTGTGCTAGATACCCCGATTCTTTATCTTTTTGTTTATCTAACAAAAACAAAAACTCTGTATGATTAG
- a CDS encoding radical SAM protein: MKRYGVIDFKHKREIVLLQGRGCAYKGCRFCDYYLDVSQEATSINMQVLNQVEGKYGVLEVINSGSFNELDQETLEHIRVVAKRVGIHTLIFECHYLYRKEIARLKEFFGESQVRIKIGIESFDVDLRERVLNKGIKESEPSVIAQDFDEANLLIGVEGQSLAMIAQDIELGLRYFDRICLNVMCDNSKMRANQAVIAEFKAEILPMYWDNPRIDILLENTDFGVG, from the coding sequence ATGAAACGCTATGGCGTGATTGATTTCAAGCATAAACGAGAGATTGTTTTGTTGCAGGGGAGGGGGTGTGCTTACAAAGGCTGTCGTTTTTGTGATTATTATCTTGATGTGAGCCAAGAGGCGACTTCTATCAATATGCAAGTGCTCAATCAAGTTGAGGGAAAATACGGGGTGCTTGAGGTGATCAATTCGGGAAGTTTCAATGAGCTAGATCAAGAGACTTTGGAACATATCAGAGTGGTTGCCAAAAGAGTGGGGATCCATACTTTGATTTTTGAGTGTCATTATCTCTATCGCAAGGAGATCGCAAGGCTCAAGGAGTTTTTTGGAGAATCTCAAGTGAGGATCAAAATCGGCATTGAAAGCTTTGATGTGGATTTGCGTGAGAGGGTGCTAAACAAAGGGATCAAAGAAAGTGAGCCAAGTGTCATTGCTCAAGACTTTGATGAGGCAAATCTGTTGATTGGTGTGGAGGGGCAAAGCCTAGCGATGATTGCTCAAGATATAGAATTGGGGCTTAGGTATTTTGATCGAATCTGTTTGAATGTGATGTGTGATAATTCCAAAATGCGTGCCAATCAAGCTGTGATCGCAGAGTTCAAAGCAGAGATTCTACCGATGTATTGGGACAATCCGCGTATTGATATATTGCTAGAAAATACAGATTTTGGAGTGGGTTGA
- a CDS encoding endonuclease, with amino-acid sequence MKLFCSLFLSFFVIVILQAGAPSSFREAKLKLKEMYRQLGKAYQKDFYCQAPFKITSSGLIVQDSDRFTPRATKQKKQKQQKKRRKIKRCKRIEWEHIMPAQNFGQHFACWREAKAKGIDSRRYCEKTSPKFAQMEADLYNLVPAIGQINGDRSNFRYAQDTEGMTFGQYGKCQVKSDPAHKRFYPADYSKGFIARTYLYMSKKYHIPLSKQEYSLMRAWDKKISDDTTRKTDQIADLAPYGRGDCLLMILIEEFLGVCRSVENQRSPLWGSLCEFVV; translated from the coding sequence ATGAAGTTGTTCTGTTCGTTGTTTCTTAGTTTCTTTGTGATTGTCATCTTGCAAGCAGGTGCCCCCAGCAGCTTCAGGGAGGCGAAACTCAAGCTCAAAGAGATGTATCGACAGCTAGGCAAAGCCTACCAAAAAGACTTCTACTGCCAAGCCCCATTCAAGATCACATCATCAGGACTCATTGTGCAGGATTCGGATAGATTTACCCCAAGAGCGACAAAGCAAAAGAAACAAAAGCAACAAAAGAAACGACGCAAAATCAAAAGGTGCAAAAGGATTGAGTGGGAGCATATTATGCCCGCACAAAACTTCGGACAGCATTTCGCTTGTTGGAGAGAGGCGAAAGCCAAAGGTATCGATAGCAGGAGATATTGCGAGAAAACTAGCCCCAAATTTGCACAAATGGAGGCTGATTTGTATAATCTCGTCCCTGCAATAGGGCAAATCAATGGAGATCGCAGTAATTTCCGATATGCCCAAGATACAGAGGGAATGACATTTGGACAATATGGGAAATGCCAAGTGAAATCAGACCCAGCCCACAAAAGATTTTATCCAGCTGATTATTCCAAAGGCTTCATCGCACGCACCTATCTCTATATGTCCAAAAAATACCATATCCCACTCTCCAAGCAAGAATACAGCTTGATGAGAGCGTGGGACAAAAAAATATCCGATGACACCACAAGAAAAACAGATCAGATTGCAGACCTCGCTCCTTATGGGAGAGGCGATTGTCTATTGATGATTTTGATTGAGGAGTTTCTAGGGGTTTGTCGATCGGTAGAGAATCAGAGATCGCCCTTGTGGGGATCACTCTGTGAGTTTGTTGTATAG
- the recJ gene encoding single-stranded-DNA-specific exonuclease RecJ: MIGTFQELESHLASHLQNITDLPLSSLPHPFELENVKEASEAIAQAIQKQQKILIVGDYDADGILSTALMVTFFKQIGIKHFSYTIPHRFNDGYGISIPILERNEADLIITVDNGITATDVAQYCKAQGKTLIITDHHSPKEILPDALIINPQVSGFAQKEICGCFVAWYVCAGLKATLQSSIDLTPFLEFVSIATISDIMPLTALNRTILKKGLSLLNAPHFAFAQLLLQKYGSIDEECIGFFIAPLLNASGRMADTQKALDFLFSQDIHEAQKHFEALQALNTQRKEIQKALFIEAKHHLHETRECVVAYGTGWHEGVLGILANQLLEQYQKPTFVLTQKDGSYKGSGRGVDGVDLPASLNALQDICNFGGHCKAVGLEVFDIEQFCTRFQAIRSQHPLKQGCDPVFHISPTLLTAELLALLQRYGPYGEGYPQPSFTLPPLPILEQKLIGKEKNHTQFTLQTPKPIKVLAFFQTLDTLDFAQARFYAKRDAYQPIVLHLKP, from the coding sequence ATGATTGGCACATTTCAAGAGCTAGAATCCCATCTAGCCTCACATCTCCAAAACATCACCGACCTCCCTCTCTCCTCACTCCCCCACCCTTTTGAGCTTGAAAATGTCAAAGAAGCGTCAGAAGCCATTGCGCAAGCAATCCAAAAGCAACAAAAGATTCTAATCGTGGGGGACTATGACGCTGATGGCATTCTCTCCACCGCCCTAATGGTTACTTTTTTCAAACAAATAGGGATCAAACATTTCTCCTATACCATTCCACATCGATTTAACGATGGCTATGGGATCTCTATCCCTATTTTAGAACGCAATGAAGCAGATCTCATCATCACCGTGGATAATGGTATCACCGCCACAGATGTGGCTCAATATTGCAAAGCACAAGGCAAAACCCTCATCATCACCGACCACCATTCCCCCAAAGAGATTCTCCCTGACGCACTCATCATCAACCCTCAAGTGAGTGGATTTGCCCAAAAAGAAATCTGTGGGTGCTTCGTAGCGTGGTATGTGTGTGCAGGGCTCAAAGCCACATTGCAAAGCTCAATCGATCTCACGCCTTTTCTTGAGTTTGTCAGCATTGCCACCATTTCAGACATAATGCCCCTCACCGCACTCAATCGCACAATCCTCAAAAAAGGCTTATCCCTCCTCAATGCCCCGCATTTTGCTTTTGCCCAACTTCTCCTGCAGAAATACGGCTCAATCGATGAGGAATGTATCGGGTTTTTTATCGCCCCTCTTTTAAACGCCTCAGGCAGAATGGCAGACACCCAAAAAGCCCTTGATTTCTTGTTTAGCCAAGACATCCACGAAGCCCAAAAGCATTTTGAGGCTCTCCAAGCACTCAACACCCAACGCAAAGAAATCCAAAAAGCCCTCTTCATCGAAGCCAAACATCATCTCCACGAGACCCGAGAATGCGTAGTCGCCTATGGCACGGGGTGGCATGAGGGAGTGTTGGGAATCTTGGCAAACCAACTTTTGGAGCAATACCAAAAGCCCACTTTTGTTTTGACCCAAAAAGATGGATCTTACAAAGGCAGTGGGCGTGGAGTGGATGGAGTGGATTTACCCGCTAGTCTCAATGCCTTGCAAGACATTTGCAACTTTGGTGGGCATTGCAAGGCAGTGGGGCTTGAGGTTTTTGATATTGAGCAGTTTTGCACAAGGTTTCAAGCCATACGCTCCCAGCACCCCCTCAAACAAGGGTGCGATCCTGTATTTCACATTTCCCCCACACTTCTCACCGCAGAGCTTTTGGCACTTTTGCAACGCTATGGACCTTATGGAGAGGGCTACCCCCAACCAAGTTTCACATTGCCACCCCTCCCAATCCTTGAGCAAAAACTCATCGGCAAAGAAAAAAACCACACCCAATTCACCCTCCAAACCCCCAAACCTATCAAGGTTTTGGCGTTTTTCCAAACCCTTGATACTTTGGATTTTGCACAAGCAAGGTTTTATGCCAAACGCGACGCCTATCAGCCCATAGTCTTGCATCTCAAACCCTAA
- a CDS encoding M48 family metallopeptidase, producing MLEYWLVLAYGVFYLAPVFVVNYLQHNYIARELQNPPVLMNAKDYQQAGEYALAKLRFQNIEHLWGFGLFAFWVFWGLEWINDVIASLHIPGGRNLNCVAVILLFVFVGQIATLPFRYYQEMVLDRRFGFSKQTFGNFISDMLKSAFVLFLLGSIIFYLLVSVIVRFEMWWCLGALVAWLFVFLANFIYPTLIAPIFNKFTPLKDPVLKERIEELLHKVGFRSSGIFVMDASKRDGRLNAYFGGFGRSKRVVLFDTLLDKISSDGLLAILGHELGHYYYRDTLKSLGIMAVFIFAIFFLVGHFPVELFEELGLHRHSANILVVMMLVAPIVFFWFLPIAGFFSRKAEYRADAFGSSLASKRALGEALVRIVNENKSFPSSHRAYIFFYYTHPPLLERLKALDYAI from the coding sequence ATGTTGGAGTATTGGCTAGTTTTGGCTTATGGGGTTTTCTACCTTGCCCCTGTTTTTGTTGTCAATTATCTACAGCACAATTATATTGCACGAGAATTGCAGAATCCCCCCGTATTGATGAATGCAAAAGACTATCAACAGGCGGGAGAATACGCCCTTGCAAAATTGCGTTTCCAAAATATCGAGCATTTGTGGGGGTTTGGACTTTTTGCTTTTTGGGTGTTTTGGGGCTTGGAGTGGATCAATGATGTGATCGCTTCGTTGCATATACCCGGCGGTCGCAATCTCAACTGCGTCGCAGTGATTTTGCTGTTTGTGTTTGTGGGGCAAATCGCAACTTTGCCTTTTAGGTATTATCAAGAAATGGTGCTAGATAGGCGTTTTGGATTTAGTAAGCAAACCTTTGGCAATTTCATCAGCGATATGCTCAAGAGTGCTTTTGTGCTTTTTCTGCTTGGGAGCATTATTTTTTATCTCCTTGTTTCAGTGATTGTGCGTTTTGAGATGTGGTGGTGTCTAGGAGCTCTTGTCGCTTGGCTGTTTGTATTTCTTGCCAACTTTATCTATCCGACATTGATTGCACCTATTTTCAACAAATTTACACCACTCAAAGACCCCGTATTGAAAGAACGCATTGAGGAGTTGTTGCACAAAGTTGGATTCAGAAGTAGTGGGATTTTTGTGATGGATGCGAGCAAAAGGGACGGGCGATTGAATGCTTATTTTGGTGGATTTGGTCGCAGTAAGCGTGTGGTGCTGTTTGATACTTTGCTAGACAAGATTAGCTCTGATGGGCTTTTGGCGATTTTGGGACACGAGTTGGGGCATTATTATTATCGTGATACATTGAAAAGTCTAGGGATTATGGCTGTGTTTATTTTCGCGATTTTTTTCTTGGTAGGGCATTTCCCTGTAGAGTTGTTTGAGGAGTTGGGTTTGCATCGCCATAGTGCCAATATTTTGGTGGTTATGATGTTGGTTGCTCCGATTGTGTTTTTTTGGTTTTTGCCAATCGCTGGATTTTTCTCAAGAAAAGCAGAATATCGTGCGGACGCATTTGGATCCTCTCTAGCTTCCAAAAGGGCGTTGGGAGAGGCGTTGGTGAGGATTGTCAATGAGAACAAATCATTCCCAAGCTCTCATCGTGCCTATATATTTTTCTATTACACCCACCCACCATTGCTAGAGCGTCTAAAAGCTTTGGATTATGCCATTTAG
- a CDS encoding pseudouridine synthase family protein gives MSFIWHTYHINTPTKSFLWLIQTLKCSQKEAQRILDKCRLVQNGIPIHKSQIISGEVKLLEFRPQTLQIPKILQTPYFVIYDKPHQLLTHPKGIHQHLSLCDSLKAEFGNGANPIHRLDFETRGLVLCGIDKKYESALKALFETNQVQKTYIARVRGHLTEARLIDAPILVPPKDKKSKNLAIRSSISPLGKPSQTHITPLRYDPDTDTTLLEVRPITGRTHQIRLHLHSIQHPILGDPLYGSSDTDSMAFLDNGMSTEERAHHFGSSYLHLWAYGLEFGIFGREYKIFLNSCYDCIFYPKDLT, from the coding sequence ATGTCTTTCATCTGGCACACCTACCATATCAACACCCCCACCAAAAGCTTCTTGTGGCTCATACAAACCCTCAAATGCTCCCAAAAAGAAGCTCAAAGAATCCTAGACAAATGCCGTCTTGTGCAAAACGGGATCCCTATCCACAAATCCCAAATCATCAGCGGAGAAGTCAAACTGCTAGAGTTTCGCCCCCAAACTCTCCAAATCCCCAAAATCCTACAAACCCCCTATTTTGTCATCTATGACAAACCCCACCAGCTCCTCACCCACCCCAAAGGGATCCACCAACACCTAAGCCTTTGTGATAGCCTCAAAGCCGAATTTGGCAATGGTGCCAATCCGATTCATCGATTGGATTTTGAGACAAGAGGGCTTGTGCTGTGCGGAATCGACAAAAAATACGAGAGTGCGTTGAAAGCGTTGTTTGAAACCAACCAAGTGCAAAAAACCTATATCGCACGCGTGAGGGGACATCTCACAGAGGCACGGCTCATCGACGCCCCTATCCTCGTCCCACCCAAAGACAAAAAATCCAAAAACCTTGCTATCAGATCTAGTATCTCCCCTCTTGGCAAACCCTCACAAACCCACATCACCCCACTCCGATACGACCCCGACACAGACACCACACTACTTGAAGTCCGCCCCATCACAGGCAGGACACACCAAATCCGCCTACATCTCCACTCTATCCAGCACCCAATACTAGGGGATCCACTCTATGGTAGCTCCGACACAGACTCTATGGCTTTTCTAGACAATGGTATGAGCACAGAGGAGAGGGCACACCACTTCGGATCATCGTATCTGCACCTTTGGGCTTATGGGTTGGAGTTTGGTATCTTTGGGAGAGAGTATAAAATATTTTTGAACTCTTGCTATGATTGCATTTTTTATCCAAAGGATCTCACATGA
- a CDS encoding HemK/PrmC family methyltransferase: MPFSIKEALKWGADTLLSERPRLESEILLASVLQKDRVFLHTFDDQRLTPQEWERYQSFVLQAREGEPIEYLSGVVSFYDYEFCITKGVLIPRPETEILLEKVRVLVDQHRLKKVFELGVGSGVLCITLALLCPHLEVVGSDINPLAIKLTQQNIQKFSSLDSTLSSRITLIQRDVLQEECGLQDIDLIISNPPYIALDYPLDKKVLHEPREALFGGERGDEILLEIIAMRERCGVRFLACEMGYDQRARMQEALNGSTDLEFFRDLSGHDRGFVASF; this comes from the coding sequence ATGCCATTTAGTATCAAAGAAGCATTGAAATGGGGGGCAGATACTCTTTTGAGTGAGCGTCCGAGGCTAGAGAGTGAGATTTTACTAGCGAGTGTTTTGCAAAAAGATAGGGTGTTTTTGCATACTTTTGATGATCAGAGACTCACTCCTCAAGAATGGGAGAGATACCAAAGCTTTGTTTTACAAGCTAGGGAGGGGGAGCCCATCGAGTATTTGAGTGGCGTTGTGAGTTTTTATGATTATGAGTTTTGTATCACTAAGGGAGTGTTGATCCCAAGACCTGAAACAGAGATTTTGCTTGAGAAGGTGCGTGTTTTGGTGGATCAACATCGGCTCAAAAAAGTCTTTGAGCTAGGGGTTGGGAGCGGTGTGTTGTGTATCACCCTTGCATTGCTATGTCCTCATTTGGAGGTGGTGGGCAGTGATATTAATCCTTTGGCGATCAAGCTCACACAACAAAATATCCAGAAGTTTTCTAGCTTAGATTCCACTCTCTCATCAAGAATCACTCTGATCCAGCGAGATGTTTTGCAGGAGGAGTGTGGGTTGCAAGATATTGATTTGATCATCTCCAATCCTCCTTATATCGCTTTGGATTATCCTCTAGACAAAAAGGTTTTGCACGAGCCTAGAGAAGCATTGTTTGGTGGGGAGCGTGGCGATGAGATATTGCTAGAGATTATTGCGATGAGGGAGAGATGTGGGGTGCGATTTTTGGCTTGTGAGATGGGCTATGATCAGCGTGCAAGAATGCAAGAAGCCCTCAATGGAAGCACCGACCTTGAGTTTTTTCGCGATTTGAGCGGACACGATCGGGGGTTTGTTGCGTCATTTTAG
- the pyrG gene encoding glutamine hydrolyzing CTP synthase: protein MNQKTKYIFVTGGVLSSLGKGITSSSIATLLKHSNFEVSILKIDPYINLDPGTMSPLEHGEVFVTQDGAETDLDIGHYERFLDKNLSRENNFTTGQVYLSVIEKERRGEYLGKTIQIVPHIVDEIKQRIRSVGQQSDFLVVEIGGTVGDMESMPYLEAIRQMKQDLGDQRVLNIHVTLVPYIKTAEELKTKPTQHSVQELRRIGINPQIIVARSEKPLTQELKQKIALSCGIANDSVIVAEDAKSIYQVPLNFLQEDILTPIARNFAMPPFSPNMQEWGALVQKIIAPKQSVKIGFVGKYLTLKESYKSLTEALIHAGANLDTKIEIQWIDSQDLEKGSLDTLHQVDGILIPGGFGERGIEGKIKAIEFARVHQIPFLGICLGMQLSLIEFARNVLGIKDATSSEFDPQTPSPIIYMIEDFIDQEGCQQIRTHTSPLGGTMRLGEYECHLKENSKLKSAYHQAPTAKERHRHRYEANPKYRQMLENAGMIISGESDGLIEAVELQDHPWFVAVQFHPEFTSRLQSPNPIILEFVKQSLKQ from the coding sequence ATGAATCAAAAAACTAAATACATTTTTGTGACCGGAGGAGTGCTAAGCTCTCTTGGCAAAGGTATCACTTCTTCTTCTATCGCAACGCTTCTCAAGCACTCCAACTTCGAAGTCTCAATCTTAAAAATCGATCCATACATCAACCTAGATCCCGGCACGATGAGTCCTCTAGAGCACGGAGAGGTGTTTGTCACTCAAGATGGTGCAGAGACAGATCTAGACATCGGACACTATGAGCGTTTTCTCGACAAAAATCTAAGCAGAGAAAACAACTTCACAACAGGGCAAGTCTATCTCTCTGTCATCGAGAAAGAAAGGCGTGGAGAATATCTAGGCAAAACGATTCAAATCGTCCCACATATCGTAGATGAAATCAAACAACGCATCCGCTCCGTCGGACAACAAAGCGATTTTTTGGTCGTAGAGATCGGTGGAACGGTTGGTGATATGGAGAGTATGCCCTATCTTGAGGCGATTCGCCAGATGAAGCAGGATTTGGGAGATCAAAGGGTGCTCAATATCCATGTGACTCTTGTGCCATACATCAAAACAGCCGAAGAGCTCAAAACCAAACCCACACAGCATTCCGTGCAGGAGCTAAGACGCATTGGTATCAATCCCCAAATCATTGTCGCACGCTCTGAAAAACCCCTCACTCAAGAGCTGAAGCAAAAAATCGCTTTGAGTTGTGGTATCGCCAATGATAGTGTCATCGTCGCAGAAGACGCAAAGAGTATCTATCAAGTTCCCCTCAATTTCTTGCAAGAGGACATTCTCACCCCAATTGCGCGCAACTTTGCTATGCCTCCATTCTCGCCAAATATGCAAGAGTGGGGTGCGTTGGTGCAAAAAATCATCGCACCCAAACAAAGCGTGAAAATCGGCTTTGTGGGCAAATACCTCACCCTCAAAGAATCTTACAAATCACTCACAGAAGCCCTAATCCACGCAGGAGCAAACCTCGATACAAAAATCGAAATCCAATGGATTGATAGTCAAGACTTAGAAAAAGGCTCACTAGATACATTACATCAAGTCGATGGTATCCTCATCCCCGGAGGGTTTGGAGAGCGTGGGATCGAGGGCAAAATCAAAGCCATTGAGTTTGCAAGAGTCCATCAGATCCCATTCCTTGGGATTTGTCTTGGTATGCAGCTTAGCCTTATTGAGTTTGCGCGCAATGTTTTGGGTATCAAAGACGCCACTTCAAGCGAGTTTGATCCTCAAACCCCCTCACCTATCATCTATATGATTGAAGACTTCATCGATCAAGAGGGATGTCAGCAAATCCGCACCCACACCTCCCCACTTGGAGGCACGATGAGGCTAGGCGAATATGAGTGCCACCTCAAAGAAAACAGCAAACTCAAATCCGCCTATCATCAAGCCCCAACAGCCAAAGAACGCCACAGACACCGCTACGAAGCCAATCCTAAATATCGCCAAATGCTTGAAAATGCAGGGATGATCATCAGTGGCGAGAGTGATGGGTTGATTGAGGCAGTAGAGCTCCAAGACCACCCTTGGTTTGTCGCCGTGCAATTCCACCCAGAATTCACCTCAAGACTGCAAAGCCCCAATCCAATCATTTTAGAGTTTGTCAAACAATCTTTGAAGCAATGA
- a CDS encoding Fic family protein: MSKIKIPTPSFDSSLASLIVELEKLRHKTLGGNVPPYIFFSIKEIFQLLETLGSARIEGNNTTLSDYIEDTFSMQNLSHQEIENLKNAMQFIEEHTDEDTRFNQAYFFELHKIVMFALKKDWVSGKLRDTDVSIQKSNHTPPSAFLVAERFQEFIDFINTEYKQQFQTMMIAIAHHRFEHIHPFADGNGRMGRLLTYALLIKLGFRVKDGRIINPSSVFYADRNRYYDMLSKADSLQEQDLLEWCEYFLGGLKNEMQKIDFLLQKDNVREEVLIPIIRDIYKLQIINKDEKNVLELLVEQEDMLMKADRLGKIGITDTKQKTKILTMLKAKNILTPQHQASRIYGLNLIENPLLRLVITQLKALGFVDDFLEKTT, from the coding sequence ATGTCAAAAATCAAGATTCCCACCCCTTCTTTTGATAGTTCTCTAGCTTCATTGATTGTTGAGTTGGAGAAATTGCGACACAAAACTCTTGGGGGCAATGTCCCTCCCTATATCTTTTTTTCAATCAAAGAAATATTCCAACTTCTTGAGACTTTGGGTTCTGCAAGAATCGAGGGAAACAACACAACGCTTTCAGATTATATTGAGGACACATTTTCTATGCAGAATCTCTCTCATCAAGAAATAGAAAATCTCAAAAACGCAATGCAGTTTATCGAAGAGCATACCGATGAGGACACACGCTTCAACCAAGCATACTTTTTTGAGCTTCACAAAATTGTGATGTTTGCACTCAAAAAAGACTGGGTATCAGGAAAACTAAGGGATACAGATGTCTCAATCCAAAAATCAAACCACACCCCTCCTAGTGCGTTTCTTGTAGCCGAACGATTCCAAGAATTTATCGATTTTATCAACACTGAATACAAGCAACAATTCCAAACAATGATGATTGCGATTGCTCATCACCGCTTTGAGCATATCCACCCCTTTGCCGATGGAAATGGCAGAATGGGGAGATTACTCACTTATGCTCTTTTGATCAAATTGGGCTTTCGCGTCAAAGATGGACGCATTATCAATCCCTCAAGTGTGTTTTATGCTGATAGGAATCGCTACTATGATATGCTTAGCAAAGCCGATAGTTTGCAAGAGCAGGATTTGCTTGAGTGGTGCGAGTATTTTTTGGGTGGGTTGAAAAATGAAATGCAAAAGATTGATTTTTTGTTGCAAAAAGACAATGTGAGAGAGGAAGTCCTTATCCCCATTATCCGCGATATTTATAAGTTGCAAATCATCAACAAAGATGAAAAAAATGTTTTGGAGCTTTTGGTAGAGCAAGAGGATATGCTGATGAAAGCTGATCGTTTGGGCAAAATAGGGATCACTGACACCAAACAGAAAACAAAGATTCTAACAATGCTTAAGGCAAAAAACATTCTAACCCCACAGCACCAAGCAAGCAGAATCTATGGGCTAAACCTGATCGAAAATCCTCTATTGCGATTGGTGATCACACAGCTTAAAGCTTTGGGATTTGTCGATGATTTTCTTGAAAAAACCACATAA